A part of Miscanthus floridulus cultivar M001 chromosome 6, ASM1932011v1, whole genome shotgun sequence genomic DNA contains:
- the LOC136460870 gene encoding uncharacterized protein gives MQHGAALARADLKTPVAQGEASEAATKQAREEAPTPREARALKLGEAKAPSIAEATEGEAKAPRTSKAEVVEAGASRASKAEVADAGAPRTTEAEVAEAGLGAVEPAA, from the coding sequence ATGCAGCATGGTGCGGCATTGGCCAGGGCTGACCTAAAGACaccggtcgcccaaggagaggcttCCGAGGCGGCCACGAAGCAGGCAAgggaggaggcgcctacgccCCGTGAGGCTAGGGCCCTCAAGTTAGGTGAAGCCAAGGCGCCTTcaatcgctgaggccaccgagggtgaggcCAAGGCCCCTAGGACCTCTAAGGCCGAGGTGGTGGAGGCCGGGGCTTCTAGGGCTTCTAAAGCCGAGGTGGCGGACGCCGGggctcctaggaccaccgaggccgaggtggcggaggccggctTGGGCGCCGTGGAGCCGGCAGCCTAG